From Leptospira fletcheri, a single genomic window includes:
- a CDS encoding LIC10280 family protein, producing MSHKSVSKLLAIFAIVGLVISLSGTFAQSFMIGGMYKVSGTNPNGSRYQGSVQISQNDDGSYTFDWSVGNNYSGTGSLQGNVLSVDWGDTYPVIYNVKNGGARLEGTWGNGAGTEILYK from the coding sequence ATGTCGCATAAATCCGTTTCGAAATTACTGGCTATTTTCGCCATTGTCGGTTTGGTCATTTCCTTGTCGGGAACGTTTGCTCAGTCCTTTATGATCGGGGGAATGTATAAGGTTAGCGGAACGAATCCGAACGGAAGTAGGTACCAGGGTTCCGTCCAAATCAGTCAGAACGACGACGGAAGTTATACGTTCGACTGGTCCGTCGGGAACAATTATAGCGGAACGGGATCTCTGCAAGGAAACGTTTTATCCGTGGACTGGGGCGACACTTATCCGGTGATCTATAATGTGAAAAACGGAGGCGCCAGATTGGAAGGAACCTGGGGAAACGGAGCCGGAACGGAGATTTTATATAAATAA
- a CDS encoding sulfate/molybdate ABC transporter ATP-binding protein, whose protein sequence is MSIEIKNVSKQFGEFQALKDINLTIPDGNLVALLGPSGSGKTTLLRIIAGLEVADLGEVYFNGEKTGKKDSKERGVGFVFQHYALFRHMTIFENIAFGLKVRPRATRPSKDEIRERVFRLLKLVQLENFHDRVPSELSGGQRQRVALARALAIEPKYLLLDEPFGALDAKVRKELRTWLRRLHDEIHITSVFVTHDQEEALEVSDSVVILRAGQVEQIGSPDEVYNKPKNPFVFHFLGDVNLFHGRVQGGVARIGDQHVDSPEHSQVQDAEAVAYVRPYDVEILRTAENGIPAEIQYIHSTGRNVRIELKRLDSGSLIESLIDQTTFRELNLLPGETVYLRIRHAKVYVEDFSI, encoded by the coding sequence ATGTCTATAGAAATCAAAAACGTAAGCAAACAATTCGGAGAATTTCAGGCGTTAAAAGACATCAACCTTACGATTCCTGACGGAAATCTGGTCGCGTTATTGGGCCCTTCCGGGAGCGGCAAGACAACTCTCCTACGTATCATCGCAGGCTTGGAAGTCGCGGACCTTGGGGAAGTTTATTTCAACGGGGAAAAAACGGGGAAAAAAGACTCCAAGGAGAGAGGAGTCGGTTTCGTATTCCAACATTACGCGTTGTTTAGACACATGACGATTTTCGAAAACATCGCCTTCGGTTTGAAAGTCCGGCCCCGTGCCACCAGACCGTCCAAGGATGAAATCCGCGAGCGTGTCTTCCGACTTTTAAAGTTGGTACAATTGGAAAATTTCCACGACCGGGTTCCTTCGGAACTTTCCGGAGGACAGAGGCAGAGAGTCGCTTTGGCGAGAGCTCTGGCCATAGAACCCAAATACCTGCTTTTGGACGAGCCGTTCGGAGCTCTAGATGCGAAAGTAAGGAAGGAACTCCGAACCTGGCTCCGAAGACTGCACGACGAAATCCATATCACCAGCGTATTCGTTACCCATGACCAAGAAGAAGCCTTGGAAGTCAGCGATTCCGTCGTCATCCTTCGCGCGGGACAGGTAGAACAGATCGGGAGTCCCGACGAAGTCTACAACAAACCCAAGAACCCATTCGTGTTCCATTTTCTCGGAGACGTGAATCTATTTCACGGCAGAGTGCAAGGAGGCGTGGCAAGAATCGGAGACCAGCACGTGGATTCCCCTGAGCATTCCCAAGTACAGGATGCGGAAGCCGTCGCCTACGTAAGACCCTATGATGTCGAAATTTTAAGAACCGCAGAGAATGGAATTCCGGCGGAGATCCAGTACATCCATTCCACCGGAAGAAATGTTCGAATCGAATTGAAACGATTGGATTCCGGTTCCCTGATCGAATCCTTAATCGACCAAACCACTTTCCGTGAGTTGAATCTCTTGCCCGGTGAAACCGTGTACCTTCGGATTCGACACGCGAAAGTATATGTAGAAGATTTTTCGATCTAA
- a CDS encoding DUF4384 domain-containing protein has translation MKGRLSHEIRFYPGKIEYASYDSFQRKGFLLACVLLFSCATPSSSITDPSPARPAENYQTNSGTDLLDKYRVAILESSERAVPFEEDLKGALLESGKIVVIDRKKTADALNEITLSMQGLATAENAPKIGKLLSAQKLIQIRESGKKWALELLDVQTSKVDFNRSFSENGSGRVFQELVQYLSQNLLLRNLSGLKPTVSSLKVTLTSSQKTYKNNEPVNFQVRVSEDCYLYLILLQSDGDTILLFPNDSSPSNFAKAGSTIQIPDGKSGYILAAGEPFGRDMIKAIASKKNLDLFSAIPVPGTPFGRIANPFDVVARGIKKINTEIREEEWNSAEITIQTDP, from the coding sequence ATGAAAGGAAGGCTCTCGCACGAGATTCGGTTTTACCCCGGAAAGATCGAATACGCTTCTTACGATTCCTTCCAAAGGAAGGGTTTCCTTCTTGCATGCGTTCTCCTTTTTTCCTGCGCCACCCCGTCCTCTTCGATTACGGATCCTTCTCCCGCTCGTCCTGCGGAAAATTACCAGACGAATTCCGGAACGGACTTATTGGACAAATACAGGGTCGCGATTTTAGAATCTTCGGAAAGAGCCGTCCCCTTCGAGGAGGACCTGAAAGGGGCGCTTTTGGAATCCGGGAAAATCGTGGTGATCGATCGTAAGAAGACGGCGGATGCGTTAAACGAAATCACTCTTAGCATGCAGGGCTTGGCGACCGCGGAAAACGCCCCTAAGATCGGCAAACTATTATCTGCACAAAAGTTGATTCAGATCCGGGAGTCCGGCAAGAAATGGGCGCTCGAACTTTTGGATGTACAAACCTCTAAAGTGGATTTCAACCGTTCCTTTTCCGAAAACGGATCCGGTAGGGTCTTTCAGGAGCTGGTCCAATACCTCTCACAAAACCTTCTCCTGAGGAATTTAAGCGGACTCAAGCCCACGGTTTCTTCCTTAAAGGTCACTCTTACCTCGTCCCAAAAGACCTATAAAAACAACGAACCCGTGAATTTCCAGGTAAGGGTCTCGGAGGATTGTTATCTCTATCTCATTCTATTGCAAAGCGACGGAGATACCATTCTTCTCTTCCCGAACGACAGCTCCCCTTCCAATTTCGCGAAGGCAGGATCTACGATCCAGATTCCCGACGGTAAGTCCGGATATATTCTTGCGGCCGGAGAACCTTTCGGACGGGACATGATCAAGGCCATAGCCTCCAAAAAGAATCTGGATCTATTCAGCGCGATCCCGGTACCCGGTACTCCCTTCGGGCGTATAGCAAATCCTTTCGACGTAGTAGCGAGAGGAATCAAAAAAATAAACACGGAAATACGCGAAGAAGAATGGAACAGCGCAGAAATCACGATCCAGACGGATCCATAA
- a CDS encoding caspase family protein, protein MVLRFLFVWVLLQNSIFAVESLLHPSWKESSGITTFSDLRGGRIATGLENKTVVIWSLKGRFFRVLQANTSIVSSIAYSPFGERIAYQADDSKIRIYSLDTDEFQEIANTGGGSIAAFDFSPDGKFLAGGDENGKIRIWDSKGEIVESISAHDGPVTDLKYASNAKYIASTAEDGKLRIWSPSGKMLNEYVLHNGSVLCLSISPDAKRIAAGGDDGKVRLVDVQAGKIVPLIGHTSSVHSTSFSSDGTYLLSSSEDLTVRLWKEGKEISVLKGHTDTVNRAVFINGGKNVLTGSDDGTQKIFDLKGNLKTNIVLTDKGKIVFNPSGRFDYDSETLESYFFFNSEESPEGFGLETFFNRFYSPELIQTSLSEIGGEQTLSELYRSSPPPKVQIQIQPDPNTDSASIQGTVCDAGGGIEDVYAYHNGSLISKENSRSVRMIRTGNCLQVMFKSALLPGSNSFRIGAESKAGLVAYSETKNYQSLRKSASKTTLHLVLIAIDDYPGSSMDLKYAVKDATAIMKKVSSAGDGTFDKVVAYTAYNGQATKSGIEELFQKVARSSGPEDALLVFIAGHGTEKSGNFFFLTSSYRVDTPEDVRSGFSQQEFISSISKIPATRKLIIFDTCDSGGEWITQFKDISSFAKTAGVCVIASTLEKEEAYESSELAHGILTTALLEGLEGKARTNGKITAASLISYVNLRVPELAKTVLKKEQYPYSSQRGRDFTLNE, encoded by the coding sequence ATGGTTCTCCGCTTTCTATTCGTTTGGGTCCTACTGCAGAATTCGATTTTTGCCGTAGAATCTCTGCTGCATCCTTCCTGGAAGGAATCCTCCGGAATCACAACCTTCTCGGATTTGAGGGGAGGTAGAATCGCGACGGGTTTGGAAAATAAAACCGTGGTAATCTGGAGTCTGAAAGGAAGATTCTTCCGGGTTTTGCAAGCCAATACTTCGATCGTCTCCTCTATCGCCTATTCCCCGTTTGGTGAAAGAATCGCTTACCAAGCGGATGATAGTAAGATCAGAATATACTCGCTTGACACGGACGAATTCCAGGAGATCGCAAATACGGGCGGAGGTTCCATAGCCGCCTTTGACTTTTCCCCCGACGGAAAATTCCTCGCAGGAGGAGATGAGAACGGAAAGATCCGAATTTGGGACTCGAAAGGAGAAATCGTCGAGTCGATTTCCGCCCACGACGGTCCTGTCACGGATCTGAAATACGCCTCGAACGCCAAATACATCGCCTCCACTGCGGAGGACGGTAAGTTGAGGATCTGGTCGCCTTCCGGGAAAATGTTAAACGAATATGTGCTCCACAACGGTTCCGTACTTTGTCTTTCGATTTCACCCGATGCAAAAAGGATCGCCGCAGGGGGGGACGACGGGAAGGTGCGATTGGTAGATGTGCAGGCCGGGAAAATCGTCCCGCTTATAGGTCATACATCCTCGGTTCATTCTACATCCTTTTCTTCGGACGGGACGTATCTATTGAGTTCCTCCGAGGATCTGACCGTGAGACTCTGGAAGGAGGGAAAAGAGATCTCCGTCCTCAAAGGACATACGGATACCGTGAATCGGGCCGTTTTCATCAACGGAGGAAAAAACGTACTTACGGGAAGCGACGACGGAACCCAAAAGATATTCGATCTGAAAGGAAATTTGAAGACCAATATCGTGCTTACGGACAAGGGAAAAATCGTCTTCAACCCCTCGGGTCGTTTCGACTATGATTCCGAAACATTGGAGAGTTATTTTTTCTTCAACTCCGAGGAGTCCCCTGAGGGATTCGGCTTGGAGACTTTTTTTAACCGCTTTTACAGCCCCGAACTCATACAGACTTCTCTTTCCGAAATCGGAGGCGAACAGACCCTATCGGAACTATACCGATCCTCTCCCCCTCCGAAAGTACAAATCCAAATCCAGCCCGACCCGAATACGGATTCCGCTTCGATACAAGGCACTGTCTGCGACGCGGGCGGGGGAATCGAGGATGTATACGCGTACCACAACGGCTCGCTCATTTCGAAGGAAAACTCCAGGTCGGTGCGAATGATCCGAACGGGAAATTGCCTGCAGGTAATGTTCAAATCCGCGCTTTTACCCGGCTCCAATTCGTTTCGAATCGGCGCGGAAAGTAAAGCAGGTCTGGTCGCTTATTCGGAAACGAAAAACTATCAGTCTCTCCGAAAATCCGCCTCGAAGACGACTCTTCATCTTGTGTTGATCGCGATAGACGATTATCCCGGTTCGTCTATGGATCTAAAATACGCGGTCAAGGACGCTACCGCGATTATGAAAAAAGTTTCTTCCGCAGGTGACGGTACGTTCGATAAGGTAGTCGCTTATACGGCGTATAACGGACAAGCCACGAAATCCGGCATCGAAGAGTTATTCCAAAAAGTTGCCCGATCCTCAGGCCCGGAGGACGCTTTGCTGGTTTTTATCGCGGGTCACGGCACGGAGAAGTCCGGAAATTTCTTTTTCTTAACGAGTTCCTATCGGGTCGATACACCGGAGGACGTCCGATCCGGATTTAGCCAGCAGGAATTCATCTCTTCGATCTCCAAGATTCCCGCCACAAGAAAACTGATCATCTTCGATACCTGCGATTCGGGCGGGGAATGGATCACTCAATTCAAAGACATCAGTTCCTTCGCCAAAACCGCAGGGGTCTGCGTAATCGCCTCCACCCTCGAAAAGGAGGAAGCTTACGAGTCCTCGGAACTCGCACACGGAATCTTGACTACGGCCCTATTGGAAGGTTTGGAAGGCAAGGCTAGGACGAACGGAAAAATCACCGCCGCGAGTCTGATCTCGTACGTCAATTTACGCGTTCCGGAATTGGCCAAAACCGTCCTGAAAAAGGAGCAGTATCCCTACTCCTCTCAAAGAGGCCGTGACTTTACGTTAAACGAATAA
- a CDS encoding alginate export family protein, whose protein sequence is MKIVRVALGIATLSAPIWVKAAPLESPPGNESKAPEFGQNQSLPAGSDKIEPKDSSKNPPSVSEKTDTNETGSAPQKKEKEIYKSPLIGNTPGEYLRSLQVTPEQNKVIRSNSDLWFQDRFRVGFLVRPRYESVNNTDFNKTTADNSNVLTGLTQFYLIADINPYVLFKATLQDSRIWGGEQSPAYTGTSRFELGTNGGVIYDTTKTSQNQVPVLNTTSFREAFFDLRTPDQSLRLRLGRQIIDFGDGRILGAANDNQIGNSSDGLRFTAKSGNNTLDTFGTVVTSQYNSSGLVSANTTLPNSYLVGANNFTKFASWLALDIYDFTVIRRYNPANNSTVVTKPTDQQNTYGFRLTNRTENNSLPEGVPFDWTVEAAWQGGYNGLRVGTSWLQNATDPTTGTGAINAFNNKNLLIENENQKYASHFLTLQVGVHPSKNLRIGLQYVYASGDPNRSDSSVSTWNAPFPTRRIASGFIPYSGNGIAGTFFWQNAKDYSVHIKWTSGKWGTFIFNPHFYYKAKLQDAYYNNNGIVTGGLAGSTEDFSNNQQYNANSQHLGKKIGTEVDFIYMVTPWENVSIWGGIAFLRAGDSIRNAHVTVPTSNTPSTYTGKPDASYFFLQTVFAI, encoded by the coding sequence ATGAAAATCGTGCGCGTGGCTCTTGGAATTGCCACCCTGTCCGCACCAATCTGGGTCAAAGCTGCTCCCTTAGAATCTCCTCCCGGGAACGAAAGCAAAGCCCCGGAATTCGGGCAAAACCAATCTCTCCCCGCCGGTTCCGACAAGATAGAGCCTAAGGATTCTTCTAAAAATCCCCCAAGCGTCTCGGAAAAGACGGATACGAACGAAACCGGTTCGGCTCCGCAGAAGAAAGAAAAGGAAATTTACAAGAGCCCTCTTATAGGAAATACACCGGGAGAATACTTAAGAAGTTTGCAGGTCACTCCCGAACAGAACAAGGTCATCCGTTCCAACTCGGATCTCTGGTTTCAGGACAGGTTCCGAGTGGGATTTTTAGTCCGTCCTCGGTACGAATCCGTCAATAATACGGACTTCAATAAGACTACTGCGGACAATTCCAACGTACTCACCGGATTGACCCAGTTTTATCTGATCGCCGACATCAATCCTTATGTTCTTTTCAAAGCCACATTGCAGGACTCCCGTATCTGGGGTGGAGAACAATCCCCCGCATACACAGGAACCTCCCGATTCGAACTAGGCACGAACGGAGGAGTGATTTATGATACCACTAAGACGAGTCAAAACCAGGTTCCCGTATTGAATACGACTTCCTTTCGGGAGGCGTTCTTCGATCTACGTACGCCGGACCAATCCCTTAGACTCAGATTAGGAAGGCAAATCATCGACTTCGGAGACGGAAGAATCCTGGGCGCGGCAAACGACAATCAGATCGGAAATTCCAGCGACGGATTACGTTTTACGGCCAAATCCGGAAACAACACCCTAGACACGTTCGGAACCGTAGTCACCTCTCAATACAATTCCTCCGGATTGGTCAGCGCGAATACGACTCTTCCCAACTCCTATCTAGTCGGAGCGAATAATTTTACGAAATTTGCAAGTTGGTTGGCTTTGGATATCTACGATTTCACGGTAATACGGAGATACAACCCCGCGAACAATAGTACGGTCGTGACCAAGCCGACGGACCAACAGAATACGTACGGTTTCAGGCTAACGAATCGGACGGAAAACAATTCTCTTCCGGAAGGAGTTCCTTTCGACTGGACCGTAGAAGCCGCTTGGCAAGGAGGCTATAACGGACTCAGAGTCGGAACGAGCTGGCTGCAAAACGCGACGGATCCAACTACAGGCACCGGAGCAATCAATGCGTTTAACAACAAAAATCTTTTGATCGAAAACGAAAACCAGAAGTACGCCTCGCATTTTCTGACCTTACAGGTGGGAGTCCATCCGAGTAAGAATCTCAGAATCGGTCTTCAATACGTTTATGCCTCCGGAGATCCGAACAGAAGCGATTCTTCCGTAAGCACTTGGAACGCCCCTTTTCCGACGAGACGGATCGCAAGCGGTTTTATCCCTTATAGCGGAAACGGAATTGCGGGAACTTTCTTTTGGCAGAATGCGAAGGATTATTCCGTTCACATAAAATGGACCTCGGGAAAATGGGGCACGTTCATCTTCAATCCGCATTTCTATTATAAGGCGAAATTGCAGGACGCTTATTATAATAATAACGGAATCGTCACCGGCGGTCTCGCGGGAAGTACCGAGGACTTTTCCAATAACCAACAATATAATGCGAATTCACAGCATCTGGGAAAGAAAATCGGAACCGAGGTGGATTTCATTTATATGGTGACTCCTTGGGAGAATGTCTCCATTTGGGGAGGCATCGCATTCTTAAGGGCCGGAGATTCGATCCGGAACGCCCACGTGACCGTACCTACTTCCAATACTCCCAGTACATATACCGGAAAGCCGGACGCCTCCTATTTCTTTCTACAGACAGTATTCGCGATCTGA
- a CDS encoding prohibitin family protein: MFRKLIIAILAIPYLILQLGCTTISPGQAGIVFAPFENKIQKDILTAGTYSISPTKTVFVYNLQWEPYKETIDVITRDDLRIDVIASITIRPIQSQIINLHTEVGPQYYANVVRQDFRTSVRNAFTNYPMIQISKNNQQIVKEIKTMMEDKLSARHIEIGNVNIDDISFSRQVMEAIQKKLTKEQELETMKFEIAIQKKDNEIARMNAQRDAEIVTIKAKAEADAIKIVNDSLSAKYIQYKAYDSPQNKLIFVPVGPNGLPVTVRMNVSEPTNTHQPAKTGVSSVLSKPSNANQDSDDGN, from the coding sequence ATGTTTAGGAAATTAATTATTGCCATCCTGGCGATTCCTTATTTGATTTTGCAGTTAGGCTGTACTACCATCTCTCCGGGGCAAGCAGGAATCGTTTTTGCCCCTTTTGAAAACAAGATCCAGAAGGACATTCTCACGGCAGGGACCTATTCCATTTCGCCTACTAAGACCGTCTTCGTATACAATCTCCAATGGGAACCCTATAAGGAAACGATAGATGTAATCACTCGGGACGACCTCAGGATAGACGTGATCGCCTCCATTACGATCCGTCCTATCCAAAGTCAGATCATCAATCTCCACACCGAAGTGGGACCGCAATATTATGCGAACGTAGTGCGCCAAGACTTCAGAACCAGCGTCAGGAACGCTTTTACGAACTATCCGATGATACAGATCTCCAAAAACAACCAGCAGATCGTAAAGGAAATAAAAACGATGATGGAGGATAAGCTATCCGCGAGACATATAGAGATCGGCAACGTGAATATAGACGATATTTCGTTCAGTCGTCAGGTAATGGAAGCGATCCAGAAAAAACTCACCAAAGAACAAGAACTCGAAACGATGAAATTCGAGATAGCGATCCAGAAAAAAGACAACGAGATCGCAAGAATGAACGCCCAACGAGACGCGGAAATCGTGACGATTAAAGCCAAAGCCGAAGCGGACGCCATTAAGATCGTAAACGATTCCCTTTCCGCGAAGTACATACAGTACAAAGCGTACGATAGCCCTCAAAACAAATTGATTTTCGTTCCCGTAGGACCGAACGGTCTGCCGGTTACGGTCAGAATGAACGTTTCGGAACCTACCAATACTCACCAACCCGCAAAAACGGGGGTTTCGTCCGTGCTTTCCAAGCCTTCTAACGCCAATCAAGATTCCGACGACGGAAATTAG